GCATGCGGGCGACTGGCGCGCCAGAGATAGAGAAGCAGGCCGACGCCAACGCCCGCGATCACACCCAGCTCGACGCCCGCAAGCAGCGTGATGGCGATCGTCGCAATGTGCGCCGCGAAGTCCGCCTTGGAATAGTTCCACAGCTGCCCAGGCGTCTTGAGATCGACGAGGCTGAGAACCGCGACGATTATCGTTGCGGCCAGTGTGGCGATAGGCAGGCTGTAGAGCAGCGGGGTCAGGAACAATCCCGCGAGCGCGATACCGACAGCCGTATAAGCCCCGGCTGCGGGCGTTTCCGCCCCGGCATCGAAATTGACGACCGAGCGGGCAAATCCACCGGTGACGGGATAGCCGCCGGAAAAGGCACTGGCGATGTTGGTTGCGCCGAGGCCGATCAGTTCCTGGTTGGGCGCGATCCGCTGACGGCGCTTCGCGGCCAGCGTTTGCGCGACTGATACGCTCTCGACGAAACCGATGATCGAGATGAGCAGAGCCGGAACCCACAATTGCCCGATGAGACCGAGATCGGTCGAGGGCAGGGCGAAAGGCGGCAGGCCCTGCGGGATAGCGCCGACGAGATTGACGCCGCGATCCTCAAGATCGAGGCCGATGGTGACGAGGATTGTCGCGACGACCGCTATCACCGGACCTGCCTTGGCGGCGATGTCGGCGGCGCGCGGGGTCAGGCTCAGTCTGACCAGTGCCGGTCTCAAGCCCTTGCGAACCCAAAACAGGAACAGGGTCGCCGGGATGCCGATCGCGAGGGTCCAAGGGTTGATCATGTTGATCGCGGCGGCGAGCCCGCCGAGCATTTCAGGCCAGTTGTCGCCGCCCGCCGATACGCCTAAAATGTGCTTCACCTGGCTCGTCGCGATCAGGATGCCGCTGGCGGTGATGAAGCCGCTAATGACGGGGTGCGAGAGAAGATTGGCGAGGAAGCCCATCCGCAGGAACCCGAGAACGGCCAGCATCACGCCGGACAAGGCAGCGAGGGTGATTGCCGCCTCGAGATAAAGTTCAGTCCCCTGCGCCGCGACTGCCCCGGCAGCACTCGCCGTCATCAGCGAAATGACCGCTACGGGCCCCACCGCAAGCGTACGGCTGGTGCCGAAGATCGCGTAGGCGACCAGCGGCAGGATCGATGCATAGAGGCCGACAACCGGTGGCAACCCCGCCAGCAGCGCGTAAGCGAGACTCTGCGGAATCAGCATTATCGTGACGATGATCGCCGCGACGAGATCGTTCGTCAGGACCGATCCGTTGTAGGTCCGGCCCCACTCGAGAATCGGGAAATATTGCGCCAGCGGTGCCGGCTTGTGCCGGCGCGGCAAGCCGGACGCCCCGCCTTCCGCCCCTGGATTGCTGTCGCTCACGATCAGGCAGTCTTCTTCATGTGCGGCTTGGATGCGGTCGCAATTTCTGCCGACCCGCCGCCGATGATGACGACTTCGTGTTTCAGGCTGCTGGCCATGACAAACTCTCCGGCATTTTCTCGTTATTCGCCAAGCCGGTCGCGCAAGCTCGACAGATCGTAGCCTGCTCGCCTGGCGCGCTCGATACGGACCTCGGCGGGTTCGCTCTCAACATTGGCGAGTGCATCGAGCGTGATGGAGCGCGTCCCGGTCCGGCAGAAGGCAAGCACCTTGCCGTCCGCCTCCGCGCGGACCCTGGCGAACGCCTCGATCGCAAGCGGCGGAAACTCGCCCCCAGAGACCGGGATGTGATGGAAGGCCAACCCTGCAGCTTCGGCAGCTTCTCGTATCGATGCCACGGTCGGCTGACTCGGCTCTTCGCCATCCGGCCGGTTGCAGATCACCGTGCTGAAACCGGCATCGGCAAGCCCGCGCATGTCGCCAGCCTGCAGCTGAGGGGAGACAGCGAAGGAGTCGCTTACGTGGGCAAGCTTCATGACGATGCCCCTTCCAAAAGCCAGACTACGGCCATCCCGGCGAGCATGGCGACGACGAATATCGCGGCCGCTACAGGTTCGATGACAAGAGCGGCGATACCCGGCCCCGGACACAGCCCTGCAATCCCCCAGCCGATACCGAAAAGAGCTGCCCCGCCGATAAGACGGGGGGTGAGATCGGATTTTGTCGGCAGGTGAAACTCGCCAGCGAAGACCGGTTCGGCCAGGCGCGGGACGATCCGCCATGCAACGGCCATTACGATGACGGCTCCGCCCATCACGAAGGCAAGCGTCGGATCCCAGTCACCGAAGATGTCGAGAAAGCCGCGCACACGCGCAGGGTCGGTCATGCCACCGAGAGCAAGGCCAGCGCCGAAGAGAACGCCGGATGCGATCGAGGTGAGAGCGGTCCGCATTACAACACCTCCAGCCCGAGCGCGTTCATGATCGCGACTGTCGCAACGCCGGTTGCCATGAACGTAAGCGTGGCGACAATCGAGCGGCCCGATAGACGGCTAACACCGCAAACCCCGTGCCCACTGGTGCATCCACTTCCAAGACGCGTGCCGATACCGACCGCCAGTCCAGCTATCGCAAGCGTAACGGGGTTGGCGAAGTTGGCTTCGATCCCGCCCGATGCCAGCATCACGATCAGCGCTCCCAGCGGCAATCCGATCATGAACATCCATGCGCCGCTCCTGGCGATACCGCTACCGCCGAGCCCGACGGCCTTCGCGGCAAGGCCGGAAACGCCGGCGATCCGCCCAAGGCCAAGCAGCATGAGTGCGGCTGCCAGGCCGATCAGGATGCCGCCCGCCAAGCCGGCAAGTGGCGCCGCTTCAGGGAAACCGGGGAGCGTCATACGGCATTCACCGGTATCTTGATGTAGCTGACGCCATTGTCTTCGGGGTCGGGCAAGCGACCGCCGCGGATATTGACCTGCACCGAGGGCATGATCAGTTTCGGCATGGCGAGCGTCTTGTCGCGGGTCGTTCGCATCTCGACAAAGTCTTCCTCGCTCACCCCGTCCTTCACATGCACGTTTTCTTCGCGCTGCTGCTTGACGGTGGTTTCCCAGGCATATTCGTCGCGGCCCGGCGCCTTGTAATCGTGGCACAGGAACAGGCGGGTTTCGTCCGGAAGCGATAGCAGCCGGCGAATGGACCGATAGAGCTGGTGCGCGTCGCCGCCGGGGAAGTCAGCCCGGGCAGTCCCGAAATCGGGCATGAAAATAGTGTCGCCCACGAACGCTGCATCGCCGATGATGAAAGCCATATCGGCGGGTGTGTGACCGGGAACATGGAGGGCAATGCCTTCCAACTCGCCGACCTTGAAGGTCTCGCCGTCCTCGAACAGCTTGTCGAACTGCGATCCGTCGCGTTCGAAGTCGGTGCCCGCATTGAAGAGCTTGCCGAATACCTCCTGCACGCGAATGATGCCGCGTCCTATAGCAAGCTTACCGCCGAGCCGTTCCTGCAGATAAGGAGCTGCTGAGATGTGATCCGCATGCGCGTGTGTCTCAATCAGCCATGTCACTTTCAGATTATTATAAGTGACATACTCGATTATGCGATCGGCTGATCCGTTCGAGGTGCGGCCAGAGGCCACCTCGAAGTCCAAAACCGAGTCGATAATGGCCGCTTCATCCGTCGTCGGATCGTGCACGACATACGAAACCGTATTCGTTGCCTCGTCGAAAAATCCCGCAATAGAGGGGCGGAGACACTTGTCGACTTGGGCACGCTCGATCTGGGCGGCGGCGCCGTTGAGGTTATGATCGTCAGCCATCGCTTGACCTCCATACACTTACATAAACCGTTTATATGTCTTGCTATTCGGATGTCAAGTGGTATGAGGGCTCGATGACCGAGATGATCAATGCCGATGCCGAACGACAGGCGCCGTGTGCCGGACTACGTATCGGAGATGTCGCCCCGGACTTTTCCGCACGCACCACGGCAGGAGATGTTCGCCTTTCGGATTACCGGGGGCAGTGGTTGATCCTTTTCTCGCACCCTGCGGACTTCACGCCTGTGTGCACGACCGAGTTTGTCGCACTTGCCCAAGCGGCCAGCGACTTCGAACAGCGCGACTGTGCGCTGGTGGCGCTTTCCGTCGATAGCCTGTTCTCGCATTTCGCCTGGCTGCGGCTGATCCGCGATCGCTACGACATCGAGGTGCGCTTTCCGATCGTGGAGGATCCGACCCTCGTGATCGGCCGGGCATACGGCATGGTGGCGCCGAACGATAACGATAGCGCAACGGTTCGGACGACGTTCTTCATCGATCCAACCGGCGTTATCCGCGCGATGACCTGCTATCCTGCGAATGTGGGCCGTTCGACGCCCGAAATGCTAAGGACACTCGATGCTCTTCAGGCAGTCGATGACGGGCCTGTTCTCGCCCCTGCGAACTGGGCTCCGGGGGAAGCCATGTTGGCGCAGCCCGACGCGTCGCTCGACACTGTTTTCTCTGCCAAGAGCCAGACCGATTGGTTCATGAAGGAAACCAAGCGAGGGACTCGCAAATGACGGACGAGGAGTTGGTCGATGCCCTGAAGGCCCTCGCTCATCCCGTGCGTCTGCGCATCCTGCAGGCACTGTCGGGCACGGAGCGCAATGTTGGCGAGGTCGACGACATAGCCGCAATTGGCCAGCCAACGCTTTCGCAGCAGCTGGCGGTCCTTCGCAACGCGGGCCTTGTGAAGACCCGCAAGGACGCCAAGCTTGTCTACTATCGCATTGATGATGGCAGGCTTGCGAAGGTTGTTGATGCGGTGGGGAAGCTTGGTGGGCTGTCTGCGAAACCTATGCGCCACTTGCGCCAGCCTGCACCCGGGGTGGCCAATTTTGCGAAGTTGGGTTGAACATCCGCACATTAACTTTGAATCGTTTTGAACGAAGTTCCTCGCACCCACGAGCGCCAGCTCTCCCGAAGTCAGCAAAACGCACAACTCGCCTATCATTTGCTGTCGATAGCGGATGAACAC
Above is a genomic segment from Erythrobacter sp. 3-20A1M containing:
- a CDS encoding SulP family inorganic anion transporter; translation: MSDSNPGAEGGASGLPRRHKPAPLAQYFPILEWGRTYNGSVLTNDLVAAIIVTIMLIPQSLAYALLAGLPPVVGLYASILPLVAYAIFGTSRTLAVGPVAVISLMTASAAGAVAAQGTELYLEAAITLAALSGVMLAVLGFLRMGFLANLLSHPVISGFITASGILIATSQVKHILGVSAGGDNWPEMLGGLAAAINMINPWTLAIGIPATLFLFWVRKGLRPALVRLSLTPRAADIAAKAGPVIAVVATILVTIGLDLEDRGVNLVGAIPQGLPPFALPSTDLGLIGQLWVPALLISIIGFVESVSVAQTLAAKRRQRIAPNQELIGLGATNIASAFSGGYPVTGGFARSVVNFDAGAETPAAGAYTAVGIALAGLFLTPLLYSLPIATLAATIIVAVLSLVDLKTPGQLWNYSKADFAAHIATIAITLLAGVELGVIAGVGVGLLLYLWRASRPHAAIVGRVPETEHFRNMDRHKVFTVPHVLSIRIDESLTYLNARWLEEYVLEEIADRPDVRHLILMCSAVNEIDASGLESLEAINHRMIDAGIGLHLSEVKGPVMDRLKRTHFIDDLNGQVFLSQNRAFRELSANGGPPAEPIGDAARGMI
- a CDS encoding peroxiredoxin, with the translated sequence MINADAERQAPCAGLRIGDVAPDFSARTTAGDVRLSDYRGQWLILFSHPADFTPVCTTEFVALAQAASDFEQRDCALVALSVDSLFSHFAWLRLIRDRYDIEVRFPIVEDPTLVIGRAYGMVAPNDNDSATVRTTFFIDPTGVIRAMTCYPANVGRSTPEMLRTLDALQAVDDGPVLAPANWAPGEAMLAQPDASLDTVFSAKSQTDWFMKETKRGTRK
- a CDS encoding DUF6691 family protein, with the translated sequence MRTALTSIASGVLFGAGLALGGMTDPARVRGFLDIFGDWDPTLAFVMGGAVIVMAVAWRIVPRLAEPVFAGEFHLPTKSDLTPRLIGGAALFGIGWGIAGLCPGPGIAALVIEPVAAAIFVVAMLAGMAVVWLLEGASS
- a CDS encoding TIGR01244 family sulfur transferase yields the protein MKLAHVSDSFAVSPQLQAGDMRGLADAGFSTVICNRPDGEEPSQPTVASIREAAEAAGLAFHHIPVSGGEFPPLAIEAFARVRAEADGKVLAFCRTGTRSITLDALANVESEPAEVRIERARRAGYDLSSLRDRLGE
- a CDS encoding MBL fold metallo-hydrolase, coding for MADDHNLNGAAAQIERAQVDKCLRPSIAGFFDEATNTVSYVVHDPTTDEAAIIDSVLDFEVASGRTSNGSADRIIEYVTYNNLKVTWLIETHAHADHISAAPYLQERLGGKLAIGRGIIRVQEVFGKLFNAGTDFERDGSQFDKLFEDGETFKVGELEGIALHVPGHTPADMAFIIGDAAFVGDTIFMPDFGTARADFPGGDAHQLYRSIRRLLSLPDETRLFLCHDYKAPGRDEYAWETTVKQQREENVHVKDGVSEEDFVEMRTTRDKTLAMPKLIMPSVQVNIRGGRLPDPEDNGVSYIKIPVNAV
- a CDS encoding YeeE/YedE family protein translates to MTLPGFPEAAPLAGLAGGILIGLAAALMLLGLGRIAGVSGLAAKAVGLGGSGIARSGAWMFMIGLPLGALIVMLASGGIEANFANPVTLAIAGLAVGIGTRLGSGCTSGHGVCGVSRLSGRSIVATLTFMATGVATVAIMNALGLEVL
- a CDS encoding helix-turn-helix transcriptional regulator; this translates as MTDEELVDALKALAHPVRLRILQALSGTERNVGEVDDIAAIGQPTLSQQLAVLRNAGLVKTRKDAKLVYYRIDDGRLAKVVDAVGKLGGLSAKPMRHLRQPAPGVANFAKLG